A segment of the Streptomyces sp. P9-A2 genome:
CCTGATCAAGCGGATCATCGGCCGGCTGCGCGAGGGCATGCTGGGCGAGCTCGGCTGCGCCTGACGGCACAGAACACGGGATGCGGCTGGTGCCCCACCCCCGCGGGGGTGGGGCACCAGCCGCATCCCGTCCTGCGGGGGTGTCGGAGTCCGGCACGTGCGGACCGGAACGCGCGCCGACCGGCAGATGCCGTTCAGCCGGCGTCGAAGCTCAGCACCGCGCGGACACACTTTCCGACCGGTACCCGCTCCACGCGGATGTCGCGCACCAGAGCCTGCACGATCTCCAGGCCGTGGCAGCCGATGCGCTCGGGATCGCGGGGGTAGACGCGGGGCAGCGTGCCGCTGCTGTCGTAGACGGCGACCGTGATCGCTTCGTCCGTACCCTCCAGCTCCAGGATGTACGGGCCGTTGCTGTGCCGGTCGGCGTTGGTGACCAGTTCGCTCACGA
Coding sequences within it:
- a CDS encoding ATP-binding protein, with translation MIDHLDGAVIPTGFDVPVEPLRRAAHFTGEPGCIAEARAFASLFLEQLRTEWCATIGERTDGAALLVVSELVTNADRHSNGPYILELEGTDEAITVAVYDSSGTLPRVYPRDPERIGCHGLEIVQALVRDIRVERVPVGKCVRAVLSFDAG